From the Trueperaceae bacterium genome, the window GCGCGTCGCTGACGTACACCGTCACGCCGTCCGTGACCTTCGCCCCGGAAGGCCCGGTGGCGCCCGGCGATGACATCACGATCACCATCAAGGGCGTCGGCTGGACCGAGACCGCCAACATCTACACGCTGCTGATGGACAACGGCTTCATAGGCTACGGCTGCGGCTTCAACAGCCAGGGCGACGTGACGATCCACCTCAAGGCGCCCGGTCGGGTCGGCACCCACTTCATCAGCCTCTACCCGGCCATCTACCAGGGCGACCTGGCCGGCCCCGGCGCCCCACCCAACACGGCCACCGCCAACGCCACCTACCTGCAACTGCCCATGCTCAACTGGCGCGACCACCCCGGCGAGGAGCTGCCGACCTTCACGCTGGCCTTCGAGGTCCGCTGAACCCCGCGCGCCTGGGCTGAACCAGGCCCTCGCTCCCCGACCGCGCGCAGGGCGAGCGGGCCCAACCGAAAGCGCGCCAAGGCGGCGCGGGCGGTGCTCGACCTCAGTCGAAAGCCGCCCGCGCCGCCTCTGCTACCGCCGCGATGGCCTCGTCGGGCAGCCACGGGTGGATGGGGACCGACACGACTCGTTCGCACGCCTTCTCGGCGACGGGCGCGGCGCCGAAGTTCGCCCCCATGGGTTGCCGCGTGAGGGGGATGGGGTAGAAGCGCGTGAACGCCACCCCACGCCCGCGTAGGCCGTCCTCGAAGCGCACCCTGCGCTCGGGCGGTAAGCGCAGCGTGAACTGGTGGTAGCGGTGCTCCGGTCGGTCCGGGGGGAGCATGAGGCCGTCGTCACCGCCCGGCAGGTCGGCCAACGCGGCACGGTAAGCCGCCACGCGCTCCAGCCTCCGCGCCTGCCACGCCTCTAGGCGGCGCAGCTTCACGCGCAGGATGCCGGCCTGGAGGGCGTCCAGCCGCGAGTTGTAGCCGAGGCCTTCGTGCAGGTACTTCTCCTGCGGGGTGGAGCCATGGTTGCGCAGGCTGCGCAGGCGCGCCGCCAGCTCGTCCGACTCGGTCGTGACCAGGCCCCCATCGCCGTAGGCGCCCAGGTTCTTGGTGGGGTAGAGGCTGAAGGCGCCCAACACGCCGATGGAGCCGACGCTGCGGCCGCCGACGCGCGCGCCGAACGCCTGGGCGCAGTCCTCGAGCACCGGCAGCCGGTGCCGCTCCACCACCCGCATGATCGCTCCCATGTCGGCCGGCAAGCCGAAGATGTGCACGGGGAGCACTACGCGCGTACGCTCCGTGAGTGCCTCCTCGAGCAGGGCGGGCGACAGGTTCAGCGTCTCCTCGTCGACGTCGACGAACACGGGCTTCGCGCCGAGGCGCAAGATGGCCTCGCTCGTGGCGAAGAAGCTGAACGGCGATGTCACTACCTCGTCGCCGGGCCCCACGCCGAGGGCCTCGAGGCCGAGGAGCAGCGCGTCCGTGCCCGAGTTGAGGCCGAGGACGTGGCGCGCTCCCAGGAACCCCGCTACCTCGCGCTCGAAGGCCTCGACCTCCGTGCCGCCGATGAACTGGCCGCTACGCAACACGCGTTCGACGGCGGGGGAGAGCTCGCTCCACAGCTCGCTGACTTCGCTCTGCAGGTCGACCATGGGGTACTTGGTGACGGGCGGCACGCGCCCAAGCATAGGGCCAAATGGCGCCTAGGACCAATGCCCCATCCGGCGGCGGCACGCCCCTCCATATACTCGGACCATGGCCTCCAAGAGGCCGCGCACCTTCGTAAGGAGCCGTGATGCCCAGGCGCTTGCTCGACCCCGTTCGTACCCTCGCACTGACAGCCGCGTTGTTCTCCATGGCGGCGGGGGCGCAAAGACCCCTCGCGCTGAGCGGCAACGTCCCGAACCCGACCGGGAAGGCGGGCACCATCGTCGCTTGGCTCTCTCACCTCGACGTGTCCGCGAGCGGCGTGATCGCCTTCGGCCCGATCAGCGCGACGGGTGAGTTCCAGATCGAGCTGCCCGGCAGCGTGACTGGCGACGCCCTCCAGAGCCTCGAGCTCAAGAAGCTCTGCGTCTCCGGCGGCCAGGGGTTCCAGCTCTCGCCGGCGGGCGTCGACCACGCCCTCGTCAACACGGTGGCCGCGTTCGACATGACCAAGACGCCCGTCTCGGCCATCCTCGCCTCCAGCGCCGACTTCGTGACGCGGTTGGAGGCCGACAAGAGCGACGTGCGCGTCGGGGACGCCCTCGGCTACTACCTCTACGTGAGCGAGAGGGTCACCGTGCGCGGCACGTGCGTGGGGGCGGACGGTCAGGAAGTGACCTACGACCTATCCGCCGGCGCGGGCTGGAACCGCCTCGCCTACGAGTTCGAGGCCGCCGGCGACGGCGTGCGGGGCGTGCTACGCACGGTGCGCGACCTCCCGGCCGGGATGGGCTGGGTCGCGCTGAAGGACTACCGGTGAGCTTGCGCTGAGAGGCGCTCGTATGTTGTACTGACCAATCGCTCGTGCGCGCGCCAAGCGCGCCGACGGTCGAGCCGCCCTGCGCGTGTGCGCACCGACGGCCTTATCCAGAGCGGCCGAGGGACCTGGCCCTAAGACGCCGCAGCAACCAGCCTTCATTCAGGCGGGTGCTAACTCCAGCCGGGGCGCAGCCACGATGGTGAGCCACCGGGAAGATAACGGTTCCGTGGAGGAGGGCTGGCATGCTTCTAGACGACAGACATGGTTGCGTTCACGCCAGGCCCGGCCTGCTAGCCGCCGCGCCCCTCGGCAGACGTTCCCGGAAGTCGAACGCCCGCTGGCCCGGCTCGAGTGGCGCGCCGCCGTGCCACGGCCGGCGAATGCCCCTCGCGGCGTAGGCCGCAGCACGCCCTGGCCGCCGTTACGGTGGCATGAGGCCTGATGCCACGGGGCGTGAATTTCACATTCGCACTAGCCATTTGCTAGTGCCATATCGCACAAGCCGAACCCCTCAGTTGGACGCACCGACCACGAGCCGGCGTCGCGGCTGAAGCGACCACGACCCACGCCCTTGCCGAGCAAGCGCGACAGCGGCCACCGCAGCCGCCTTCCTTAGGAGAGCTCTAGACATGCCTTACCGTTTCGAGACACTGCAGGTCCACGCCGGCCAGGAGAACGTCGAAGCCACCACCAAGTCCAGGGCCGTGCCCATCTACCAGACGGTGTCCTACAACTTCGACAGCGCCGAGCACGCCGGCCGCCTCTTCCGCCTGCAGGAGTTCGGCAACATCTACTCCCGCATCATGAACCCCACCAACGACGTGCTGGAGAGGCGCATCGCGGCGCTCGAGGGCGGCCTCGCCGCCGTCGCGACGGCCAGCGGTCACGCCGCCGAGTTCCTCACGTTCACCACGCTGGCCGAGGCCGGCGACAACATCGTCTCGTCGCCCAACATCTACGGCGGGTCGCACAACATGCTCGGGATCACGCTGCCGCGCCTCGGCATCGAGGGGCGGTTCGTGGGTGGCGAGGACGACCCGGCCGAGTACGAGCGCCTCATCGACGACAAGACGAAGGCCGTCTACCTGGAGTCCATCCCGAACCCGAGCCTGCGCATCCCGGACATCGAGGCCATCGCCAGGATCGCTCACGCCCGGGGCGTCGCGGTGGTCGTCGACAACACGGGCGGCGCCGGCGGCTACCTCTTCCGGCCCGGCGAGCTGGGCGCGGACATCGTGATCCACTCCGCCACCAAGTGGATCGGCGGGCACGGCACGGCGCTCGGCGGCGTCGCCGTCGACATGGGCACCTTCGACTGGGGCAACGGCCGCTACCCCGGCTTCTCCGAACCGTGCCCCAGCTACTCCGGCATCACCTTCTCCGAGGTGTTCGGCAAGGGCTCGCCGTTCGGCAACATCGCGTTCGCCATCCGGGCGCGCGTCGAGACGCTGCGCGACCAGGGCCAGGCGCTCGCCCCCCAGAACGCGTTCCTCCTCCTGCAGGGCCTAGAGACGCTGAGCCTGCGCGTCGACCGCCAGGTCGAGAACACTCGCAAGCTCGTCGAGTGGCTGGGCAGGCAGCCCGAGGTCGAGAGCGTCAGCTACCCGGAGCTGCCGAGCCACCCCAGCTACGCGCGTGCCAACTCGTGGTTCCCGAGGGGTGCGGGCGCCGTCTTCACGTTCGACATCAAGGGCGGCCTCAAGGCCGGCCAGGCCTTCATCGACAACGTGAAGCTCGCCTCGCGCCTCGTGAACCTCGGCGATGCCAAGACGTCAGTCACCCACCCCGCCAGCACCACGCACTCGCAGCTCGACGAAGCCGGGCTGATCGCCGCCGGAGTGCAGACCGGTCTCATCCGCGTCACGCCCGGCCTGGAGCACATCGATGACCTCATCGAGGACTTCGCTCAAGCGTTGG encodes:
- a CDS encoding DegT/DnrJ/EryC1/StrS family aminotransferase, whose translation is MPPVTKYPMVDLQSEVSELWSELSPAVERVLRSGQFIGGTEVEAFEREVAGFLGARHVLGLNSGTDALLLGLEALGVGPGDEVVTSPFSFFATSEAILRLGAKPVFVDVDEETLNLSPALLEEALTERTRVVLPVHIFGLPADMGAIMRVVERHRLPVLEDCAQAFGARVGGRSVGSIGVLGAFSLYPTKNLGAYGDGGLVTTESDELAARLRSLRNHGSTPQEKYLHEGLGYNSRLDALQAGILRVKLRRLEAWQARRLERVAAYRAALADLPGGDDGLMLPPDRPEHRYHQFTLRLPPERRVRFEDGLRGRGVAFTRFYPIPLTRQPMGANFGAAPVAEKACERVVSVPIHPWLPDEAIAAVAEAARAAFD
- a CDS encoding aminotransferase class V-fold PLP-dependent enzyme, which translates into the protein MPYRFETLQVHAGQENVEATTKSRAVPIYQTVSYNFDSAEHAGRLFRLQEFGNIYSRIMNPTNDVLERRIAALEGGLAAVATASGHAAEFLTFTTLAEAGDNIVSSPNIYGGSHNMLGITLPRLGIEGRFVGGEDDPAEYERLIDDKTKAVYLESIPNPSLRIPDIEAIARIAHARGVAVVVDNTGGAGGYLFRPGELGADIVIHSATKWIGGHGTALGGVAVDMGTFDWGNGRYPGFSEPCPSYSGITFSEVFGKGSPFGNIAFAIRARVETLRDQGQALAPQNAFLLLQGLETLSLRVDRQVENTRKLVEWLGRQPEVESVSYPELPSHPSYARANSWFPRGAGAVFTFDIKGGLKAGQAFIDNVKLASRLVNLGDAKTSVTHPASTTHSQLDEAGLIAAGVQTGLIRVTPGLEHIDDLIEDFAQALAAAGAFRAAAAAD